The following coding sequences are from one Streptomyces angustmyceticus window:
- a CDS encoding GAF domain-containing sensor histidine kinase codes for MDAATEATRSLQGLSSELTARVPQLLEAMRTVGAGLDLHVTLDRIVETAAELADARYAAIGIIDDAREGLSDFVTYGVHREQHQRIGALPDGHKGLLGALIHDPKPLRLRDLTQDPRSAGFPAGHPPMRTFLGVPVRVQGEIFGNLYLTEKRGGGEFSEEDLHMVRVLATEAGIAIGNARVHAATRQRERWIDGSVAVTTELLAGSDVDDALAVVAEQARKLADSAAGIVLLPDEEGGLEIVAVSADDPAGIMGTQIPPHSPVVEQLLAGEPVFVHDSATDPRMITDIASRFGPSMMLPLKSGGRVLGTLAVPRSRGARPFTDAERTLAIQFAAQAALALVLADAQRDRERLAVYEDRDRIARDLHDLVIQRLFATGMILESAQRRTIVPEVAQGVGKAVDELDVTIQEIRTAIFALQQGPAEAPSGLRTRVLREIGTAAVPLGFQPSAGFIGPVDSRVGELTGKNLIAALREALSNAFRHAQASRIEVVVDATIRLPDGVDGVRLTVADDGVGIADGGRRSGLKNLAQRAESLGGSSSFGPGLGENGTGTTVRWEAPL; via the coding sequence ATGGACGCCGCGACCGAGGCGACCCGCAGTCTGCAGGGCCTGTCGTCCGAGCTGACCGCCCGGGTGCCGCAGCTGCTGGAGGCGATGCGCACGGTCGGCGCGGGGCTCGACCTGCACGTCACCCTGGACCGGATCGTGGAGACCGCCGCCGAGCTCGCCGATGCCCGCTACGCCGCGATCGGGATCATCGACGACGCCCGCGAGGGGCTGTCGGACTTCGTGACGTACGGCGTGCACCGGGAGCAGCACCAACGGATCGGCGCGCTGCCCGACGGCCACAAGGGCCTGCTCGGCGCGCTCATCCATGATCCCAAGCCGCTGCGCCTGCGCGACCTCACACAGGACCCCCGCTCGGCCGGTTTCCCGGCCGGGCACCCGCCGATGCGGACCTTCCTCGGGGTGCCCGTCCGCGTCCAGGGCGAGATCTTCGGCAACCTCTATCTGACGGAGAAGCGCGGCGGCGGAGAGTTCAGCGAGGAGGACCTGCACATGGTGCGGGTGCTGGCCACCGAGGCCGGTATCGCGATCGGCAACGCCCGGGTGCACGCGGCGACCCGGCAGCGGGAGCGGTGGATCGACGGCTCCGTGGCGGTGACCACCGAACTCCTCGCCGGCAGCGATGTCGACGACGCGCTCGCGGTGGTCGCCGAGCAGGCCCGCAAGCTGGCGGATTCGGCAGCCGGCATCGTGCTGCTGCCCGACGAGGAGGGCGGCCTGGAGATCGTCGCGGTGTCCGCGGACGACCCCGCCGGGATCATGGGGACGCAGATTCCGCCGCACAGCCCGGTCGTCGAGCAACTCCTCGCCGGGGAGCCGGTGTTCGTGCACGACTCGGCCACCGATCCGCGGATGATCACGGATATCGCGTCCCGCTTCGGCCCCAGCATGATGCTGCCGCTCAAGAGCGGCGGACGGGTGCTCGGCACCCTCGCGGTCCCGCGGTCCAGGGGCGCCCGCCCGTTCACCGACGCCGAGCGGACGCTCGCCATCCAGTTCGCGGCCCAGGCCGCACTGGCGCTGGTCCTGGCGGACGCACAGCGCGACCGCGAGCGCCTCGCGGTCTACGAGGACCGCGACCGGATCGCCCGTGACCTGCACGATCTCGTCATTCAGCGGCTCTTCGCGACGGGCATGATCCTGGAGAGCGCCCAGCGCAGGACGATCGTGCCGGAGGTGGCCCAGGGCGTCGGCAAGGCCGTCGACGAGCTGGACGTCACCATCCAGGAGATCCGCACCGCGATCTTCGCCCTGCAGCAGGGCCCGGCCGAGGCGCCGTCCGGGCTGCGGACCCGGGTGCTGCGGGAGATCGGCACCGCCGCCGTGCCGCTCGGCTTCCAGCCGTCGGCCGGTTTCATCGGGCCGGTCGACTCCCGGGTCGGCGAGCTGACCGGCAAGAACCTGATCGCCGCGCTGCGCGAGGCGCTGTCGAACGCCTTCCGGCACGCCCAGGCGTCCCGGATCGAGGTCGTCGTCGACGCCACGATCCGGCTCCCGGACGGCGTCGACGGCGTCCGGCTGACCGTCGCCGACGACGGCGTCGGCATCGCGGACGGGGGGCGCCGCAGCGGCCTCAAGAACCTCGCCCAGCGCGCGGAGTCGCTGGGTGGCTCCAGCTCGTTCGGCCCGGGGCTGGGGGAGAACGGCACGGGGACGACGGTGCGGTGGGAGGCGCCGCTGTGA
- the cydD gene encoding thiol reductant ABC exporter subunit CydD, translating into MFHVKPVDPRLLRYARATRGFLVAVVVLGLAGAGLVIGQAMLIAEIVVGAFQHHLDAGALATPLALLAAISVGRGLVSWLTELAAHRAGAAAKSELRMRLVERAARLGPGAATGRTGPGGEGSPKGAETVADAGTLEMRTGELTTLATRGIDALDDYFARYLPQLGLAVVVPLAVLARIVTGDWISALTIVLTLPLIPLFMVLIGWATQARMDRQWRLLARLSGHFLDVVEGLPTLKVFGRAKAQAASIRAITGAYRRATLRTLRIAFLSSFALELLATISVALVAVGIGMRLVHGELDLSTGLMMLVLAPEAYLPLRQVGAQYHAAAEGLAAAEEVFAVLETPLPAPGTAAAPEGTALAVEDLVVRHPGRSADSLPATSFEVRSGETVALVGPSGAGKSTLLSVLLGFTAPYAGRALVDGRDIASLSPDSWRQRIAWVPQHPHLFAGTIAENVRLARPDADDAAVRAALGDAGALDFVDALPDGLATRLGESGAGLSAGQRQRLALARAFLADRPVLLLDEPTANLDGASEEAIVAAVRRLAVGRTVLLVVHRPALLAVADRVVRLPDPAGSVDAGSAVPGPGTAASAGQVAAAETSAEPAARGVDSEAAAADPAPEEDGGSGILPTGARGSALTRLRRTARAHRVQFAVALLLGSLALGSAVGLMATSGWLISRAAQQPPVLYLMVAVTATRAFGIGRAVFRYAERLVAHDAVFRMLAEVRVAVFRRLERLAPAGLKERSRGDLLSRLVADVDAGQDYFLRWLLPAGAAVLVGAGTVGFTGWLLPEAGAILAVGLLLAGVGVPVLSDALARRAERQLAPARGRLATRVVDVLTGTAELTVAGALPARTEAVRRADRELTRIASRSATVAGTGAGLSALLCGLTVAASAVAGVQAVAAGRLAGVALAVVVLTPLAAFEAVAGLPLAVQYRRRTRHAAERVFEVLDAPVPVREPADPADAPGTPFPLAVRDLTARHPGADRPALDGVGFTVTAGRRLAVVGPSGSGKTTLAQVLLRFLDQESGTYLLAGTDARTVDGDAVRRLVGLCAQDAHLFDSSLRENLKLARRDRRSTPDDADEDLWDALRRARLADWVRGLPDGLDTMVGEHGARLSGGQRQRLALARALLADFPVLVLDEPAEHLDLATADALTADLLAATEGRTSVLITHRLTGLDAVDEVLVLDAGRVAQRGTYGELAAADGPFRRMLERERAVDSAYGEAQPVARGDAQPVA; encoded by the coding sequence ATGTTTCACGTGAAACCGGTCGACCCGCGTCTGCTCCGCTACGCCCGTGCCACCCGCGGCTTCCTGGTCGCGGTGGTGGTGCTCGGGCTGGCCGGAGCGGGCCTGGTCATCGGCCAGGCGATGCTGATCGCCGAGATCGTCGTCGGGGCGTTCCAGCACCACCTCGATGCCGGCGCCCTGGCGACCCCGCTGGCGTTGCTCGCCGCGATATCCGTCGGGCGCGGCCTGGTTTCCTGGCTCACCGAGCTGGCCGCGCACCGCGCCGGGGCGGCGGCCAAGTCCGAGCTGCGGATGCGGCTGGTCGAGCGGGCGGCGCGGCTGGGGCCCGGTGCGGCGACCGGGCGCACGGGCCCCGGCGGCGAGGGATCCCCCAAGGGCGCGGAAACCGTCGCCGACGCGGGCACCCTGGAAATGCGTACCGGTGAACTCACCACCCTCGCCACTCGCGGCATCGACGCGCTGGACGACTACTTCGCCCGCTATCTGCCGCAGTTGGGGCTGGCCGTCGTCGTCCCCCTAGCGGTGCTCGCCCGGATCGTCACGGGTGACTGGATCTCGGCGCTCACCATCGTCCTCACCCTCCCGCTGATCCCGCTGTTCATGGTCCTGATCGGCTGGGCCACCCAGGCGCGGATGGACCGGCAGTGGCGGCTGCTCGCCCGGCTCTCGGGCCACTTCCTCGATGTCGTCGAGGGCCTGCCGACCCTCAAGGTCTTCGGCCGGGCCAAGGCCCAGGCCGCCTCCATCCGCGCCATCACCGGCGCCTACCGCCGGGCGACGCTGCGCACCCTGCGGATCGCCTTCCTCTCCTCCTTCGCCCTCGAACTCCTCGCCACGATCTCCGTGGCGCTGGTCGCGGTCGGTATCGGTATGCGGCTGGTGCACGGCGAACTCGACCTCTCCACCGGCCTGATGATGCTGGTGCTGGCGCCCGAGGCCTATCTGCCGCTGCGGCAGGTGGGCGCGCAGTACCACGCGGCGGCCGAGGGCCTCGCGGCTGCGGAGGAGGTCTTCGCGGTACTGGAGACGCCGCTGCCGGCGCCCGGCACCGCCGCCGCGCCCGAGGGCACCGCGCTGGCCGTGGAGGACCTGGTGGTCCGCCACCCCGGGCGGAGCGCCGACTCGCTCCCGGCGACCTCGTTCGAGGTCCGGTCCGGCGAGACCGTCGCACTGGTCGGCCCCTCCGGCGCCGGCAAGTCCACCCTGCTGAGCGTGCTGCTCGGCTTCACCGCACCGTACGCGGGCCGGGCCCTCGTCGACGGCCGGGACATCGCGTCCCTCTCCCCCGACAGCTGGCGGCAGCGGATCGCCTGGGTGCCGCAGCACCCGCATCTGTTCGCCGGCACCATCGCCGAGAACGTACGGCTGGCGCGGCCGGACGCGGACGACGCCGCGGTGCGCGCCGCGCTGGGCGACGCGGGCGCGCTGGACTTCGTCGACGCGCTCCCGGACGGCCTGGCGACCCGGCTCGGCGAGTCGGGTGCCGGGCTCTCGGCCGGCCAGCGCCAGCGTCTCGCGCTCGCCCGCGCCTTCCTCGCCGACCGCCCGGTCCTGCTCCTGGACGAGCCCACCGCGAACCTGGACGGCGCGAGCGAGGAGGCGATCGTGGCCGCGGTCCGCCGGCTCGCCGTCGGTCGTACGGTCCTGCTCGTCGTCCACCGGCCGGCGCTGCTGGCGGTGGCGGACCGGGTGGTGCGGCTGCCGGATCCGGCGGGGTCTGTGGATGCGGGGAGCGCCGTGCCGGGTCCGGGCACGGCGGCTTCCGCGGGGCAGGTGGCGGCTGCCGAGACGTCCGCCGAACCGGCCGCTCGCGGCGTGGACTCCGAGGCGGCAGCCGCGGATCCGGCTCCGGAGGAGGACGGCGGGTCCGGCATCCTTCCCACCGGTGCCCGGGGTTCGGCGCTCACCCGGCTGCGGCGGACGGCCCGTGCGCACCGGGTGCAGTTCGCGGTGGCGCTGCTGCTGGGGAGCCTCGCGCTGGGCAGCGCGGTCGGGCTGATGGCGACCTCGGGGTGGCTGATCTCGCGGGCGGCGCAGCAGCCGCCGGTGCTGTATCTGATGGTGGCGGTGACCGCGACCAGGGCGTTCGGCATCGGCCGTGCGGTGTTCCGGTACGCCGAGCGGCTGGTCGCCCATGACGCGGTGTTCCGGATGCTCGCCGAGGTGCGCGTCGCCGTCTTCCGGCGGCTGGAGCGGCTGGCGCCGGCCGGGCTCAAGGAGCGCAGCCGCGGCGATCTGCTGTCGCGGCTGGTGGCCGATGTCGACGCGGGGCAGGACTACTTCCTGCGCTGGCTGCTGCCGGCGGGCGCGGCGGTGCTGGTCGGCGCGGGCACGGTGGGCTTCACCGGGTGGCTGCTGCCGGAGGCCGGGGCGATCCTCGCCGTCGGGCTGCTGCTCGCGGGCGTGGGGGTTCCGGTGCTCTCGGATGCGCTGGCCCGGCGGGCGGAGCGTCAACTGGCGCCCGCCCGGGGGCGGCTCGCGACCCGGGTCGTCGATGTGCTCACCGGCACCGCCGAGTTGACGGTGGCCGGTGCCCTCCCCGCCCGTACGGAAGCGGTGCGGCGCGCCGACCGGGAGCTGACCCGGATCGCCTCCCGTTCGGCCACCGTTGCCGGGACCGGCGCCGGGCTGTCGGCGCTGCTGTGCGGGCTGACCGTCGCCGCGTCGGCGGTGGCCGGGGTCCAGGCGGTGGCGGCGGGCCGGCTGGCGGGCGTGGCGCTGGCCGTGGTCGTGCTCACCCCGCTCGCCGCCTTCGAGGCGGTGGCCGGGCTGCCGCTCGCCGTGCAGTACCGCCGGCGCACCCGGCACGCGGCCGAGCGGGTCTTCGAGGTGCTGGACGCCCCGGTCCCGGTGCGGGAGCCGGCCGATCCGGCCGACGCTCCCGGGACGCCGTTCCCGCTGGCCGTACGGGACCTGACCGCGCGCCACCCGGGAGCGGACCGCCCGGCGCTGGACGGCGTCGGCTTCACCGTGACCGCCGGCCGGCGGCTCGCCGTCGTCGGACCGTCCGGCTCCGGCAAGACCACGCTGGCGCAGGTGCTGCTGCGCTTCCTGGACCAGGAGTCGGGGACGTACCTGCTGGCGGGAACGGACGCCCGGACGGTGGACGGCGACGCGGTCCGGCGGCTGGTGGGGCTGTGCGCACAGGACGCGCACCTCTTCGACAGCTCGCTGCGGGAGAACCTCAAGCTCGCCCGCCGGGACCGGCGCAGCACCCCGGACGACGCCGACGAGGACCTGTGGGACGCGCTGCGCCGCGCGCGGCTCGCCGATTGGGTGCGGGGGCTGCCCGACGGCCTGGACACCATGGTCGGCGAGCACGGTGCCCGGCTGTCCGGCGGTCAGCGGCAACGGCTGGCCCTGGCGCGCGCCCTGCTCGCGGACTTCCCGGTGCTCGTGCTGGACGAGCCCGCCGAGCACCTCGACCTGGCCACCGCCGACGCGCTGACCGCCGATCTGCTGGCCGCGACCGAGGGCCGCACGTCGGTACTGATCACCCACCGGCTCACCGGCCTCGACGCGGTCGACGAGGTGCTGGTCCTGGACGCGGGCCGGGTCGCGCAGCGCGGGACGTACGGGGAGCTGGCCGCGGCCGACGGCCCGTTCCGGCGGATGCTGGAGCGCGAGCGGGCGGTGGACTCGGCGTACGGGGAAGCGCAGCCGGTGGCGCGGGGCGACGCGCAGCCGGTGGCATAG
- the cydB gene encoding cytochrome d ubiquinol oxidase subunit II: protein MQLHDVWFVLIAVLWTGYFFLEGFDFGIGVHTKLLARDRQEKRVLINTIGPVWDGNEVWLISAAGATFAAFPDWYATLFSGFYLPLLLILVCLIVRGVAFEYRHKRTEEYWQRNWETAIFWTSLLSAVLWGVVFGNIVHGVKIDAHKEYVGSVLDLLNPYAVLGGLVTLTLFTFHGAVFASLKTTGDIRERARRLATVLGVLTLVPTVGFLGWTQADKGDALSLAAVIVVVVALVAALGANRLGREGWAFAFSGLAIVATVAMLFLTLFPNVMPSTLNESWSLTVGNASSSPYTLKIITWCAGFATPLVMLYQGWTYWVFRKRIGTQHIADAH, encoded by the coding sequence GTGCAACTCCACGACGTCTGGTTCGTCCTCATCGCCGTCCTCTGGACCGGTTACTTCTTCCTCGAAGGATTCGACTTCGGGATCGGCGTCCACACCAAGCTCCTCGCCCGTGACCGGCAGGAGAAGCGCGTACTGATCAACACCATCGGCCCGGTCTGGGACGGCAACGAGGTCTGGCTGATCAGCGCGGCCGGTGCGACGTTCGCGGCCTTCCCCGACTGGTACGCCACCCTGTTCTCCGGTTTCTACCTGCCGCTGCTGCTGATCCTCGTGTGTCTGATCGTGCGCGGGGTCGCCTTCGAGTACCGCCACAAGCGGACCGAGGAGTACTGGCAGCGGAACTGGGAGACCGCGATCTTCTGGACCTCGCTGCTGTCCGCGGTGCTGTGGGGCGTGGTGTTCGGCAACATCGTGCACGGCGTCAAGATCGACGCGCACAAGGAGTACGTGGGCAGCGTGCTCGACCTGCTGAACCCGTACGCGGTCCTGGGCGGCCTGGTCACGCTGACGCTGTTCACCTTCCACGGCGCGGTGTTCGCCTCGCTCAAGACGACGGGCGACATCCGGGAGCGGGCGCGCAGGCTGGCGACCGTCCTCGGAGTGCTCACCCTGGTGCCGACGGTCGGCTTCCTCGGCTGGACCCAGGCCGACAAGGGCGACGCCCTCAGCCTGGCCGCCGTGATCGTGGTGGTGGTCGCGCTGGTCGCGGCGCTCGGGGCCAACCGGCTCGGCCGTGAGGGCTGGGCGTTCGCGTTCTCCGGTCTCGCCATCGTGGCCACGGTCGCGATGCTGTTCCTGACGCTCTTCCCGAACGTCATGCCGTCGACGCTGAACGAGAGCTGGAGCCTCACGGTCGGCAACGCCTCGTCCAGCCCCTACACCCTGAAGATCATCACCTGGTGCGCCGGTTTCGCCACACCGCTGGTGATGCTCTACCAAGGGTGGACGTACTGGGTGTTCCGCAAGCGCATCGGCACCCAGCACATCGCCGATGCCCACTAG
- a CDS encoding cytochrome ubiquinol oxidase subunit I, whose translation MELAMAPETLARWQFGITTVYHFLFVPLTISLAALVAGLETAWVRTAKQKYLKATKFWGKLFLINIAMGVVTGIVQEFQFGMNWSAYSRFVGDVFGAPLAFEALIAFFFESTFIGLWIFGWDKLPKKIHCFCMWMVSIGTILSAYFILAANSWMQHPVGYKYNAANGRAELTDFWKVLTQDTTLVVAFHTLTAAFLTGAAFMVGIAAFHLMRKKHIKVMRTSLRLGLITLVISGILTAVSGDSLGKVMFKQQPMKMAAAEALWDKEEPAPFSVFAYGDVEKGHNTVAIEIPGLLSFLAHNDFRSPVPGINDVNKAEQQKFGPGDYRPNIPVAYWGFRWMIGFGMSSFAIGLAGLWLTRKKFWLAPGLRTGDEEPPHLALTKNKVLGARLSKWYWSLAFVTLGFPLIANSWGWIFTEMGRQPWAVYGVLRTSDAVSPGVSQGEVLTSMIVFTALYAILAVVEVKLLVKYIKAGPQELTDSDLNPPTKIGGDSTDADRPMAFSY comes from the coding sequence ATGGAACTGGCGATGGCGCCAGAGACTCTGGCGCGATGGCAATTCGGCATCACCACCGTCTACCACTTCCTGTTCGTCCCCCTGACGATCTCCCTCGCCGCTCTGGTGGCCGGACTCGAGACCGCATGGGTACGCACGGCGAAGCAGAAGTACCTCAAGGCCACCAAGTTCTGGGGCAAGCTGTTTCTGATCAACATCGCGATGGGTGTCGTCACCGGCATCGTCCAGGAGTTCCAGTTCGGCATGAACTGGTCCGCCTACTCGCGGTTCGTCGGTGACGTCTTCGGCGCCCCGCTGGCCTTCGAGGCGCTGATCGCGTTCTTCTTCGAGTCCACCTTCATCGGGCTGTGGATCTTCGGCTGGGACAAGCTGCCGAAGAAGATCCACTGCTTCTGCATGTGGATGGTCTCGATCGGCACGATCCTGTCGGCGTACTTCATCCTCGCGGCGAACTCCTGGATGCAGCACCCGGTCGGCTACAAGTACAACGCCGCGAACGGCCGGGCCGAGCTGACCGACTTCTGGAAGGTGCTGACCCAGGACACCACCCTGGTCGTCGCCTTCCACACGCTGACCGCGGCCTTCCTGACCGGCGCCGCGTTCATGGTCGGTATCGCCGCCTTCCACCTGATGCGCAAGAAGCACATCAAGGTGATGCGGACGTCGCTGCGGCTCGGGCTGATCACGCTGGTCATCTCGGGCATCCTCACCGCGGTCAGCGGTGACTCGCTCGGCAAGGTCATGTTCAAGCAGCAGCCGATGAAGATGGCCGCGGCCGAGGCGCTGTGGGACAAGGAGGAGCCGGCGCCGTTCTCGGTCTTCGCCTACGGCGATGTCGAGAAGGGCCACAACACGGTCGCCATCGAGATACCCGGCCTGCTGTCCTTCCTCGCGCACAACGACTTCCGCTCGCCGGTCCCCGGCATCAACGACGTCAACAAGGCCGAGCAGCAGAAGTTCGGGCCCGGCGACTACCGGCCCAACATCCCGGTCGCCTACTGGGGCTTCCGCTGGATGATCGGCTTCGGCATGTCGTCCTTCGCCATCGGGCTCGCCGGACTCTGGCTCACCCGTAAGAAGTTCTGGCTGGCGCCGGGGCTGCGTACCGGGGACGAGGAGCCACCGCACCTCGCGCTCACCAAGAACAAGGTGCTCGGCGCCCGCCTCAGCAAGTGGTACTGGTCGCTCGCCTTCGTCACCCTCGGCTTCCCACTGATCGCGAACTCGTGGGGCTGGATCTTCACCGAGATGGGCCGCCAGCCCTGGGCCGTCTACGGCGTGCTGCGCACCTCGGACGCGGTCTCCCCCGGCGTCTCGCAGGGGGAGGTCCTCACCTCGATGATCGTCTTCACCGCGCTCTACGCGATCCTCGCCGTGGTCGAGGTCAAGCTGCTGGTGAAGTACATCAAGGCCGGACCGCAGGAGCTCACCGACTCCGACCTCAACCCGCCCACCAAGATCGGCGGCGACAGCACGGACGCCGACCGGCCGATGGCCTTCTCGTACTAG
- the hisC gene encoding histidinol-phosphate transaminase, which produces MSEKTPKLRAALDGIPTYKPGRPAAAGGPVTYKLSSNENPYPPLPGVLESAVAAAGSFNRYPDMACTGLMAELSERFSVPLEHLATGTGSVGVAQQLVQSTAGPGDEVIYAWRSFEAYPIVTQVSGATSVQVPLTSGEVHDLDAMLAAVTDRTRLIFVCNPNNPTGTVVRRAELESFLDRVPSDVLVVLDEAYCEFVRDPQVPDGIELYRDRPNVCVLRTFSKAYGLAGLRVGFAVAHEPVAAALRKTAVPFGVSQLAQEAAVASLRSEAALLERVDALVAERTRVVDGLLGQGWTVPETQANFVWLRLGDRTTDFAAACERAGVVVRPFAGEGVRVTIGEGPAMDLFLQAAEEFRKAL; this is translated from the coding sequence GTGAGCGAGAAGACCCCGAAGCTGCGTGCTGCGCTGGACGGCATCCCCACCTACAAGCCGGGCCGGCCGGCGGCGGCCGGTGGCCCCGTCACATACAAGCTGTCCTCCAACGAGAACCCCTATCCGCCGCTGCCGGGCGTCCTCGAGAGCGCGGTGGCCGCGGCCGGTTCCTTCAACCGCTACCCGGACATGGCCTGCACGGGCCTGATGGCGGAGCTGTCCGAGCGGTTCTCGGTGCCCCTGGAGCATCTGGCGACCGGCACCGGTTCGGTAGGTGTGGCCCAGCAGCTGGTCCAGTCGACGGCCGGCCCCGGTGACGAGGTGATCTATGCCTGGCGGTCGTTCGAGGCGTACCCGATCGTCACCCAGGTCTCCGGCGCCACGTCCGTACAGGTGCCGCTGACCTCCGGTGAGGTGCACGATCTGGACGCGATGCTCGCCGCGGTCACCGACCGGACCCGGTTGATCTTCGTCTGCAACCCCAACAACCCCACCGGTACCGTCGTGCGCCGCGCGGAGCTGGAGTCCTTCCTGGACCGGGTGCCGAGCGATGTGCTGGTGGTGCTGGACGAGGCGTACTGCGAGTTCGTGCGCGACCCCCAGGTGCCGGACGGCATCGAGCTCTACCGCGACCGGCCCAACGTGTGCGTGCTGCGCACCTTCTCCAAGGCGTACGGCCTGGCGGGGCTGCGGGTCGGCTTCGCGGTGGCGCACGAGCCGGTGGCCGCGGCGCTGCGCAAGACGGCGGTGCCGTTCGGCGTGAGCCAGCTGGCGCAGGAGGCGGCGGTGGCGTCGCTGCGCAGCGAGGCGGCGCTGCTGGAGCGGGTCGATGCCCTGGTGGCCGAGCGGACGCGGGTGGTGGACGGCCTGCTGGGGCAGGGCTGGACGGTTCCGGAGACGCAGGCGAACTTCGTCTGGCTGCGGCTGGGCGACCGTACGACCGACTTCGCGGCGGCCTGCGAGCGGGCCGGGGTGGTCGTGCGGCCGTTCGCCGGGGAGGGCGTACGGGTCACGATCGGCGAGGGTCCGGCGATGGACCTGTTCCTGCAGGCGGCGGAGGAGTTCCGCAAGGCGTTGTAG
- a CDS encoding LacI family DNA-binding transcriptional regulator, with translation MTAAGKHQVSRSTGRRLGRAGIRDVAAAAGVSITTVSDALNGKGRLPDATRSHVREVADRLGYRPSAAARTLRTGKSGLLGLTVTTYGDEPFTFTEFAYFAEMARAATSAALARGYALVILPATSRHDVWSNVALDGTVVIDPADGDPVVTELVRHGIPVVSDGRPGGALPVTGWVDNDHEAAVLGLLDHLADAGARRIGLLTGNTTDTYTRLSTTAYLHWCERVGQDPVYESYPAHDPCAGAVAADRLLARPDRPDAVYGLFDPNGTDLLAAARRYGLRVPEDLLLVCCSESTLYAATEPPVTTLSLKPRRIGTAVVQILIDAIEGLGNGRPVEQVIPTDLIVRASSQRRPPRTTVSPPRGPSGD, from the coding sequence ATGACAGCAGCAGGGAAGCACCAGGTGAGCCGGTCGACCGGCCGCCGGCTGGGGCGGGCGGGCATCCGGGACGTGGCCGCCGCAGCCGGAGTGTCGATCACGACTGTCTCCGACGCGCTCAACGGCAAGGGCCGGCTTCCGGATGCCACCCGTAGCCATGTCCGCGAGGTGGCCGACCGGCTGGGCTACCGCCCGTCCGCAGCCGCCCGCACCCTCCGTACCGGCAAGTCGGGGCTCCTCGGCCTGACCGTGACCACCTACGGGGACGAACCTTTCACCTTCACCGAATTCGCCTACTTCGCCGAGATGGCCAGAGCGGCCACCTCCGCGGCCCTGGCCCGCGGCTATGCGCTGGTCATCCTTCCCGCGACCTCCCGCCACGACGTGTGGTCCAACGTCGCCCTCGACGGCACCGTCGTCATCGACCCCGCGGACGGCGACCCCGTCGTCACCGAACTCGTCCGGCACGGCATCCCCGTCGTCTCCGACGGCCGGCCCGGCGGCGCGCTGCCCGTCACCGGCTGGGTCGACAACGATCACGAGGCGGCCGTCCTCGGTCTGCTCGACCACCTCGCCGACGCCGGCGCCCGCCGCATCGGGCTGCTCACGGGCAACACCACCGACACCTACACCCGCCTGTCGACCACCGCCTACCTGCACTGGTGCGAGCGCGTCGGCCAGGACCCGGTGTACGAGTCCTACCCGGCGCACGACCCGTGCGCGGGCGCCGTCGCCGCCGACCGGCTGCTGGCCCGCCCGGACCGCCCGGACGCCGTCTACGGACTCTTCGACCCCAACGGCACCGACCTGCTCGCCGCCGCCCGGCGCTACGGCCTGCGCGTGCCCGAGGACCTGCTGCTGGTCTGCTGCAGCGAGTCCACCCTCTACGCCGCCACCGAGCCGCCCGTCACCACGCTGTCCCTCAAGCCGCGCCGGATCGGCACCGCCGTGGTGCAGATCCTCATCGACGCCATCGAGGGGCTCGGCAACGGCCGGCCCGTGGAACAGGTCATACCGACCGACCTCATCGTCCGGGCCTCGTCCCAGCGACGCCCCCCGAGAACGACCGTCAGCCCCCCACGGGGACCCTCCGGCGACTGA